In uncultured Cohaesibacter sp., a genomic segment contains:
- a CDS encoding peptidase U32 family protein, whose protein sequence is MELVCPAGTPAALRTAVDAGADTIYCGFRDQTNARNFPGLNFSRKEMQQGIEYAGKNGAKVLVAVNTFAQAGNMELWYQAIDDVAASDAHAIILADIGLLDYAASKHPDLRVHLSVQAAAANADMINYYASEFGAKRVVLPRVLTVQEIAAINREITCETEVFIFGGLCVMAEGRCSLSSYCTGKSPNINGVCSPPGSVKYEDHGTHLESRLDGITINQYPKGEAAAYPTLCKGRFESLGETGYVFEDPVSLNAAQILPQLQDAGVTALKIEGRQRGKAYMAQVVKSFRQAVDAVAKGQSINLDILLAPLTEGQKSTKGSYQKTWR, encoded by the coding sequence ATGGAACTGGTCTGCCCAGCCGGCACCCCGGCCGCGCTGCGAACCGCAGTTGATGCCGGTGCCGACACGATATATTGCGGCTTTCGCGACCAGACCAACGCCCGCAACTTTCCGGGCCTCAATTTTTCACGCAAGGAAATGCAACAAGGCATTGAATATGCGGGAAAAAATGGTGCCAAAGTGTTGGTCGCCGTCAACACCTTCGCGCAGGCTGGCAATATGGAACTGTGGTATCAGGCCATTGATGATGTCGCGGCATCCGATGCCCATGCCATCATTCTGGCTGATATCGGCCTGCTGGACTATGCCGCCAGCAAGCATCCAGATTTGCGCGTTCATCTCTCCGTTCAGGCGGCCGCTGCCAATGCCGACATGATCAACTATTATGCCAGCGAATTCGGTGCCAAACGCGTGGTCCTGCCGCGGGTTCTGACCGTGCAGGAAATTGCCGCGATCAACAGGGAGATCACCTGCGAGACGGAAGTCTTCATTTTTGGTGGCCTTTGCGTCATGGCCGAGGGGCGCTGCTCGCTCTCCTCCTATTGCACCGGCAAATCGCCCAACATCAACGGCGTCTGTTCGCCCCCCGGCTCGGTCAAATATGAAGACCACGGCACCCATCTGGAAAGCAGGCTGGATGGCATCACCATCAACCAGTATCCCAAGGGCGAAGCTGCCGCCTACCCGACCCTGTGCAAGGGGCGGTTCGAATCGCTGGGCGAGACCGGCTATGTATTTGAAGATCCGGTAAGCCTGAATGCCGCCCAGATCCTGCCACAGCTACAGGATGCCGGCGTCACAGCGCTCAAGATCGAAGGGCGCCAGCGCGGCAAGGCCTATATGGCACAGGTGGTCAAGAGCTTCCGGCAGGCCGTGGATGCGGTCGCTAAGGGCCAGAGCATCAATCTCGACATCCTGCTGGCTCCACTCACCGAAGGCCAGAAGAGCACCAAGGGCTCTTACCAGAAGACCTGGCGCTAA
- a CDS encoding U32 family peptidase: protein MKNTELTLGPCLFNWSEADWRDFYFRMADEADFDLIYIGEAVCSKRLPFRNNVLPDILERMEAAGKKVIISTLALVTTKPERKVLKEQCEQDSWMVEANDLTALAFLKDRKFTIGPYVNVYNEATIHSLTARGAVRFVMPPEVPAQTIAQLIRAAPEPEYEMQVFGRLPLALSARCYHARLHNLHKDSCRFVCDQDPDGRDVKSLTGQPFLAVNGIQTMSYGSQLLLEELPALAEAGVTAFRLSPHTGDMLGVARLFRAVMKGEMAASEARIRMGELMPEHDFINGYSHGAPGMAQIEEALAL, encoded by the coding sequence ATGAAAAACACAGAACTGACCCTTGGCCCCTGCCTCTTCAACTGGTCGGAAGCGGACTGGCGCGACTTCTATTTCAGGATGGCTGATGAAGCCGATTTTGACCTGATCTATATCGGCGAGGCGGTCTGCTCAAAGCGCCTGCCCTTCCGCAATAATGTCCTGCCGGACATTCTCGAACGCATGGAAGCGGCAGGCAAGAAGGTGATCATCTCCACCCTCGCCCTTGTCACCACCAAGCCCGAGCGCAAGGTGTTGAAAGAGCAGTGCGAGCAGGATAGCTGGATGGTCGAAGCCAATGACCTGACCGCGCTGGCCTTTCTCAAGGATCGCAAATTCACCATCGGCCCCTATGTCAATGTCTATAACGAGGCCACAATCCATTCGCTGACCGCTCGCGGTGCCGTGCGTTTCGTGATGCCGCCCGAAGTGCCAGCCCAAACCATCGCCCAACTGATCAGGGCCGCGCCGGAACCCGAATATGAAATGCAGGTCTTCGGCCGCCTGCCGCTGGCTCTCTCGGCCCGCTGCTACCATGCCCGCCTGCATAACCTGCACAAGGACAGCTGCCGCTTTGTCTGCGATCAGGATCCGGACGGACGCGACGTCAAGAGCCTTACAGGTCAGCCCTTCCTAGCCGTCAATGGCATCCAGACCATGTCCTACGGTTCCCAACTGTTGCTCGAAGAGCTTCCTGCTCTGGCCGAAGCCGGAGTGACAGCCTTCCGCCTCTCCCCTCATACGGGCGACATGCTGGGCGTTGCCCGCCTGTTCCGCGCGGTGATGAAGGGAGAAATGGCCGCATCCGAAGCCCGCATCAGGATGGGCGAATTGATGCCTGAGCACGACTTCATCAATGGCTATAGTCACGGCGCACCGGGCATGGCACAGATAGAAGAGGCACTGGCTCTCTAG